GTAGCCAGATCCCTCTGGGCGTCTATCCTTGTCCGCTTCTTGTAAAGCTGGGAAACAAGGCGTTTTATCTTGTACTCCTTGCCCTTGGTATGAGTGAACGTGGGTTTACCCAGAAAAGCATGAGCCGACTGGTGTGCGCCCACCAGGGAAACCATTAATACAGCTAGTAATAATTTTTTGGCCATGTGAACTACCCCCTTTTTTACCGAAGCCGGCTTTTACTTTTTCCTGACGGTTTTCTTCTTTTTAGCTGACTGCTTGCCTGCCCTGGTAAGCTGCCTTTTTTTCTTCGCGGCCTCGGAATCTATTTTCTTTAGTTTCTTTCTGTATTTATCCAGATCCGCATCAGTGATACCCCCCTTGTCGATCTTGCCGGCAACTTCCTTGCCTATATCGTAATACAGTTTCTCCTTCTGCAGGTTCTTCATCTGTATCTCGATATGGGTCTCAGCGACCCTGTACATCTTGGAGATGTCCTTTTCGGCAGCTTTCATAGCGTTCGAGATCTGTTCTCCGGCTTTCCTGACAACCGGTTCGTACTGCTTCATGATCTTACTGAAATCTGTCTTTTTCTTCACCATTTTTCCTCCCTTATTTGACAAACTATTCCGGTTCCTCGAAATATTCTTCTCTATTATACCTGTATCTACAGATACCTCTTTTACTGCCTTCGATGAAAGAAGCCAGGTGAAGCGCTTCCTCCGAAGTGAAATCTTCCCTGATCTTCTTGAGGGCCTCCTTTTCGGGGACCGCCGAATAAAAGAGCAGCTTATACGCCTCTTTGAGCTCTTTGAGGGCTTCCCTTTTTATCCTGGCACGCCGTATACCTATGAGGTTGAGCCCCCTTATGGTGGAAGGGCCCCTTACGAGCATATAAGGCGGGACATCCTTATTAACGCCTGTAAAACCGCCTATCATGGCAAGCTTGCCTATCCGGCAGAACTGGTGGAATACAACATTACCGGATATGAACACATTGTCCTCGACCAGTACGTGGCCCGCCAGCAAGGCAGAATTGGCGATGATGACATTATTCCCTATTTGGCAGTTATGCCCGATATGGCTCTGCACCATGAGAAAATTATTATCGCCCACCGTCGTCGATGAACCTTTGTCGGTCCCTCTGTGTATGGTAACGTACTCCCTTATGACATTATTTTTGCCGATCTTTGTAAAGGTCTCAGACCCGTCATAGTTATAATCCTGGGGTTCATTGCCTATAACGGCGCCCGCATGAATAACAGTACCTTCACCTATTTCAGTACCCTTATAGATACAGGCATATGGCCCCACCTTGACACCCGGACCGATCTTGACCTTTTCCTCTATGATAACACCCGGACCGATCTCCACCGAAGGATCGACCTCCGCTGCCTTATCGACCATTGCTGTTTTGTGTATACCCATTTACGTCTGTTCCTTCCTGTTCTTATCCAACTGATCAACCAGATCGTTTATCACGCCCGCTATCGGGTGAAGATCATGATCCTCGTTGATCTGGAGCCTGACAGAATAATCCCCTTCATCTATCCTTTTAATATCCTCCTCAAGACGCTCGAGGGGCGCTACGAACCTGTAAGAGAGAACCACAGCCCAGGTTAAGAGGATGATGAAGACCACCGGAAGCCCTACCGCGAGAATAAAGTTGATCCTCTCGATAACAGGCATCAGGTCCCTGGCGATAACATCCGGAAGAGCTATCTGTTCCGCCATGATATTGAGGGTGAGATAATAAAGGCAACCCCCCACAAAAACCGTCGGGATTATCATAGAAAGGATAAGAATGAACAGGTAGCGAGACTGTAACGACCTGTTTAAGTATCTGATGGCTTCTCCTTTCGTTCGGGTTTGAATATTTTCCTTAAGAATTCTTTTACGGGTATTTTAAGATACCAGGGTTTTTCTTTCTTGAGCTCTTTTCCGGGGGCAGGCTTTTTTTCGCCCTTATCCAGATACCCTATCTTGATATTCGTATAATAAGCGACAGCTTTGGTCTCGGTGCTGTCCGAATCGGTCATAAAAGAGACAGCGACCACGTCTTTTTTAAGGCTCTCTCCGAAAAGCCTGCTGTAATCCTCCTCGATGTCACGCTCCTCATGCTTCCATTCCTCCGAAGGCCCTGACTGCAGAACTATCAACCTAACGTTATTGGTATAAGGACTTGGTGAAACCGTCCCTGCCGGGATCACCTCGGTCCATACATACTGTATAGCCTTGGTGCTGAGAAAAAACCTGGAATAAAAGAGAACGTATACCTGCGCGACGAAATCGAACTCACCCTTTTTTTTCAGGGATTCTTTCTTTTTGCGTTCCGGGAACTGTCCGGCTTTCCAGTCCCAGCTCACAAAAGGATGTTTCTTCCAGGAGAGACGCTGTCTGTAATAAAGCGCCGAAGCCGAATCCACCCCTTCAGCCTTCACGCACTGCCTGCCGGCATGCTCGGTGACATTGTAAGCGGTATTATTATGAGCCAGCAGCTTCTCATCCCAAGCATCAAGCTGCTCGGTGGATGAGAACGAAAAATGCTTTATTACCTGACCGCTAACGCCTTCTGGGCCTCTCTTTCCTCTCAGGAACAGCAAAGCGGCAATGAAAACGCCAGCAATAACGACAGCGACCGCCAGGAAACCTATCATGGTCTTTGTTCCCCGTCGCTTCACAAATTATCCCTGTTACTTATATCTTGATCTTCTCAGCCCATTCGCTGATAACGGGCATTTTCCATTCATTGCCCATGAGCACGTTCACTATTCCCGCGAGGGAAAGCAGCCCACAGACAAGCATTCCAACTATATAGATCACGCCCCCAAGATAAGGAATAATGCTGAGTATGCCTATACCGACTTCAACGATGAACAGCATAAGACCCTGCCGGGCGTGAAACCTTACGAACCTGTCCTCTTTTTTCATGAGCACAGGGATAAGACAAAGTATCCATAAATATGAAAGAATGGCATATACGTTATCCCCGGATAAAGACGAACCTTTCTGGACTTTTTTCTCCTCCTCCATCTTTCCTCCTTCTGTCTGGACCGATCTGTTAATAATATTAATATATATTCTAATGTATATATGCCAAAAGTCAATAACTACTGGCGGTATTCATATATAAAAACCCCGGTCCGTCTTAACGGACCGGGGTTTTTACTAGTTCCAAGCGATACACTTAGAAGCTGAGCTTAACAGTACCGACAAGGTCGGTCGCTGTGTCTTCCATGCCATCCTGGAAGTGATCTCCCGGGAAGAACCATGCAGCCAGAAGACCGAAAGATACGTCTTCGGTGTAATCCCAAGTAAGATTGAGATCAAGTTCGTTTCCAGCGAGCTTGTCCGAGTTGGTTTCGGACCAGTCTTCCGCCAGCCAGAATATGCCCCATTTTGCGGTCATAGTAAGGCTGTCGGTCGGTTCAACCGAACCGCTGAAAAGCAACTGGTGCTGGTTAGTGAATGACGGAGAGCTGGCCTGAGTCGTGCGGTAAAACACGTTCTGGAACTCCCTTATGGCAGTATCAAACTTACCTCTGTACATCACATCCCATCCGTGATAAGTGCCATTGACACCTCTGCTCCTGTTGCCCATGTCCTCTTCACCGGAGTAATAGATGTACTCGATAGCTGCCACAGGCCTCCAGGCGAAGTCATCCTGCCAGTAACGGCATTCGACCATCGCGTCTATCGCCCATGCGCTCCTGTTACGTCCGTCGTTCTGGAAGTTCACACCAAGAAAATCACCGGCCTGTGCCGCGACTTCAAGAGCGACCGTCCAGTCCTCTATCGGATCGAAACTACCGCGAGCACCGAAGGTGTGGACGTCATTGCTGGCGTTACCGTTCCTGGTGGTTATAGCAACACCTGTAGCGGCGCTGTCAGGATTCCTGTCCTGCTTCCACCACCAATAACCTTCCATCTCAGCGTTGTACGCGTCGAAAATGTAACCTACGTTTACACCGAACAGGTTGGTGTCATCATCGCTTCTTCTGGCGTTCTCGTTGATCTTCGCGTAAACGGCATCGATCGTCCACGGATCATAATCCAGTGTCGCCCTGATGGCGTCAAAGGAAGTGATCGCCGTGTATTCCTGCGGCCAGATCGAACCACTCGGGTCCTGCAGGCTGTTACCGATGATGAAGCCCTTACCGAACCAGAGGTCCTGACGACCTATCCTCAGTGTGAGGGGGCTGTAAAGGAACTCTTTAAGTTCGATATAAGCAAGGTCCACGAGTACCGAGTAAGCATCATCACCAGGTGCCACAGCGCCGCGTGCTACAACGGTGTCACTGATCGGTGCCCCCGTCGTGCCAAGTTCACCGGCAGCGGCGGCTGTGTAATTCTCGTCGCCCCATACTCTCTGGTTGACCAGCCTGATTACACCGCTTACGTTGTCGGTAAGATCGGCATCCACCTGGACCTCAACGGTGCTAAGAAGGAAAGTCGCCCAGTCGTTCGACTCGGTACCGGTTCCGTCCACTGCAGCGTCGCTTTTGTCCAGATCAAAGTTGTTCCTTGCAAAGGCGCGTTCGGTGATATCACCGCTTACCTTTACACTCTGCGTTTCAGCATACGCAACCGTCGAAACGGCAAATACGAGTGCCACTACGCACAAAACTTTCAATAACTTCATGTTACCTCCTTTAAAAGGTAAAAGTATTATTACGAGTATTATTTGAACGAACAGGGCTTAATCCCTGTTCCTGTTCTTCTATGTTAGTATCGCCTACTTAATATTTACAGCTCCCGGCAACTCATTTAAAAGTCTATTCCATCCCCCCTTTCTTTGCCAGACTAGGAACCGTATCGGCGGTACATGCTTCCTATTATAGAGAATGAGCGCTAAATGTCACAATAAATTTTCACTATATATACAGATATAATCCATATATATAACATTCGCAAAAAGTATAGCATGAAAATCTGACTAGTCAAGTAAATCGGTGAGAAAATTTCTGCGGTTAAGAGAATGAAATTGTTGTATTAATGGCAGATAGCGGCTATACCCCTTTGAATGAGCCGCTCACAGGACGCCTCGTATTTTCTCGACCAATTTTTCGGAATTAGACAGGATCTCGGTTCTGGTGCGCCTTGAATCCGTCAAGAAAGAAAAGACCTCTTCCCTCATCTGGGCATTCATAAGATCGTCAGGAGAATGAGCATCCGTATCCAGTACAAGCCGCGCACCCGTCCTCTGGGATATGTCAAAGACATGCTTGTTCCCATCGGAATGGCCCTTTCGGCAGGTTATCTCAAGGTGGATCCCTTTCTCTGAGGCGAGCAAGGCCTCTTCTTCTTTTATCTTCCCCGGGTGGGCGAGTATATCAACCCCCGCCTCTATAGCCGCTTTATTCGTTCCGGGCATGACCGGCTCTACGGGAGATTCCCCGTGGGCAACGACTATTTTTGCGCCTTTGCTTCTTGCAAAGTCCGTCAGCTCCCCAAAACATTCCAGCGGTACATGCGTTATCTCAACACCCGGTATCACGAAGATATCCCAGTACTTGTTGAGCACATCTGCTACCCTGACAGCAGATGATATGACACTCGCGATATTGGAACTATCAACGTGGTCGGTGATAGCTATGGCTTTATATCCCGCTACCTGAGCGCGCCTTACCAGTTCGCTGGGTACAAGCTCACCGTCGCTGAGTAAACTGTGCGTATGAAGATCTATCATCTATTGCTCCTTCCGGACCTTTTCAAGCCACCTGTTAAGCTCGATAGAAAACCTGGCCAGAGCAAGTTTCTCGGGCAGAGAATATTCTTCCAGCTTGACCTTGAATTCATCGTGCCTTTCTGCGGCTTCTTCATGCACGAATTCATCAAGCGGTTTTACCGCAAGGCGGGTATCATTTCTGCCATCCCAGTCTGAATTCACCGCAAAGCCCAGTTTTTCCAATCCCAGATCCCAGGTGGCATCTGCGAGCACCCATCTGTCATGATTGTATACGCTAAGAGCCATGTGATACGCAACGGGAAGGGCCGCGGCCATTTCGCCGACCACATCGGCCCAGTCTATATCCAAGTCTTTCCAGTAGAAGGGATAAGTGTGGTATCTTACCCGCAGCCCGAGATCCTGATACATCTTCCCCATCAGATAGTGTTTCGGGTAGCAGGAACCCTTGTTCTCCCGGAGCATTCCGGCTGGACCCGTTTCAAGCTCCAGGTGTTCGGCGATCACGTAATACGGGATATCCCTTATCTTTTCGAATATATTCACGACGGACCTTTCTTTATCAAGACCCTCGGTCCAATCCCTGTATCTACTGGCTACTATGTCATTCATGGCAAAGAATCGATCGCTAACGGCCGACCATGCCTTCCCGCATAAAAATGTTCTGGACCGCTTCCCTCCAGAAGTCCGGGCCGACCGCAAAAATAAGAAAAAGAACACCCGCGAGGAAAGCTACGATTATGAGCACTGTCACAAGCGTCCTGATGTCTGACCTGTCAAGGGTCTGCTCCTCTTGAGAAGTGGTCTCTTCCAGGGTGAGCTGACTGCCGCAGAAAAGACACACGTCCCGCCTGTCATCATATCTTTTCCCGCAATTACGGCATATCTTCCCCATATGCAACCTCTCTATTCGGTTTTACTGTAAATTATCTTTAAACCTGTAGTGGGGTTTTCCACAACGAGCGCGTCTTCTTCCCTGCGCAAATCGATCCTCGCGCCGATATCCGAAGTGAGCTCTACCCGGTCATCCCGGACTTCATAGGTACCCTTGGCTGTAAGCCAGGGGCCCATCTTATGCGTGTAGGTACCGTCATCAAGAAATTCATATCTTGCCTTACCCACCATCTCCGGCAGTATCTTGCCGTTGCGGTAATATTCCACGCTTTGCCATGTCCCGGTCAGGTCCGCCGCGAAAGAACTACCCGCTCCGATGAGAATGAGTGGTATTAGAACTAAAACGCTTAAAAGCTTCAATCATTTCCTCCCTTTTCCTTAGGCACCCAAAGAAAAACCTTGTCTCTGGGTCGGGCCTCGAACGGCAGCCTGACGCCTGCGGACTCACCTTTTGCAACGTTATCGACCCTGGTATGCTCTATCTCCATCTCTTCAACCCTGGCAAAGGAAGCCGGAGTGGTCTTACCCGTTACCAATATGGTCTGGCCCCTCTCCAACGGACCGCAGGTGAACCTTACTTCAGCGACGCCTATTTTTTTATAAAACTTCCTCACCTCTCCGATATATATTTTCTCGTAATCCCTTGAAGAAACGCCGCCGGTATCCTCGGGCCTGCCGAAATAAAACCCTTCTGAAAAACCCCGGTTGAAGGCTCTGCCCAGGCGGGACCACAGCCTGCTTTTAAGAACGTCTGTGAGATTCCCTTCGTAATAGGCGTCTATAGCTTCCCTGTAAGCGGAGGTCACCGCCCCGACGTAATCGGCCGAACGCATCCTGCCTTCTATTTTAAAAGCTTCAGCGCCGGATGTCATCATTTTTTCGAAAAACCCCATAGTGCAAAGGTCCCTTGGGCTCAGCACGTAATCCTCGCCTAGCATATACGAGCAGTCCCCATCGGGTCCCTTCTCGGTTATCAGGTACTCCCTCCTGCAGGGCTGCAGGCATTCGCCTCTGTTGGCGGATTTGGCGAACGAGCCAAGGGACATGAAACATCTGCCTGAGACGCTCACGCACATGGCACCGTGGATGAAGCACTCTATCCCGCATTCAATGACTTCCCGCTGGGCCCGCTCAGAAATGCCCCTGATATCCTCAAGGGTGCATTCCCTGGCAAGAACTGCCCTTGAGATACCCAGCGACGAATAGAGTTTAAGAGCTTCAAAGTTCGAGACGCTCGCCTGCGTGGAAAGATGTGTTCTCAGACCGAGCTCCCGCGCGATGGTCAGAACCGACATATCCCAGAGTATTACTGCGTCAACACCGCACCTTTTAGCCTCTTTGAGGATCTTCTCTATCTTCTGCGTTTCCCTGTCGTATATAAGGACATTGAGGGCGAGATACCCCTTTCTCCCGCTTGAGTGGACCAGGTCCATGACCTTTTCCATCTGAAGAAGATCGAAATTCTCGGCACTCTTGCGCATATTAAGGCCTTTAATGCCGAAATACACCGCATCCGCCCCGGAATCAACAGCTGTGGTAAGAGAAGCCCAGCTGCCCGCCGGCGATACCAGTTCCGGTTTATTATGAGTGTGAGCTTTTCGCATGAATTATAGCCGTATATTTCCCCCTGATGCCGCGGCGGATCATCTTCTCCCGCGGAGGAGCTCTTCCTTTTTCTCTTTACTTAATTGTTTGATCTCTATTTCCCTTTTCAGCGCACCTGACCTGTCGGGGACCTTTTCGCTATAGACGATCTTGACCGGTCTCCGGCTCCTGGAGAACTTTGAACCTTTCCTGCCCCCCGAATGCTCCTTGAGCCTTCTGGCCAGATCTGTGGTTATCCCGGTATACAGGGAACCATCCGAACATCTTAGAATATACACGAACCACATTTTTCTCTCGAGACGCTGCCGGGCATTCTTATCAAGTTTCACCCTGCCTGGCGACTTTACGGGTGGCTTCTTTGATCTTGTCAGGATCTCCAAGGTAATATTTTTTGCGCGGGTTCAGATCATCGGCAAGCTCGTATACCAGAGGTATCCCCGTTGGAATGTTCAGGTCCGATATATCTTCATCGGATATCTTGTCCAGATGCTTGACTATACCCCTCAGGCTGTTACCATGAGCGACCACCAACACATGCCTGCCTGAGAGGATCTGGCTGCATATCGTATCTTGCCAGTAAGGCATCATCCTTTCGATAGTATCCCTGAGGCATTCAGTGCGGGGTATATCCTCTTGCTCCAGATCGCTGTACTTCGGGTCATTGCCGGGGTATCTTTCATCGTTCTTTTCCAGAGCCGGCGGACGGACATCGTAACTTCTTCTCCAGATGTGAACCTGCTCCTGCCCGAAATTCTCGGCGGTCTGCCTTTTATCCAACCCTTGAAGAGCGCCGTAATGTCTCTCGTTAAGGCGCCAGCTGCGGTGTACCGGCAACCACATCAGGTCCATCTTATCAAGCACTATCCAAAGGGTTCTTATCGCCCTCTTGAGCACCGAGGTAAAGGCCGCATCGAAAGTGAAGCCCTCCGCCTTCAGGACCTCGCCCGCTTTTGCGGCTTCTTCCCTTCCTTTTGCTGAAAGGTCTACGTCCGTCCATCCCGTGAAAAGGTTCTCCTTGTTCCAGAGGCTCTCACCATGCCTTAAAAGTACCAGCTTCTTCATATATAACCTTCAAATGATGCGGCTATTCTTCTTCGGCCTCATGGATCTTCTTAAGGGCCATCAGTCTCTGGAAATTCGCGAAAAGGTTATACCCCAGAAGCAAAAAAGCCGGGATCAGAAGCCACCATACCCAGAAAATACTTATAACAAGAAGTACCAGGAATGCGAGAAGGCTCATTTTCTGGTTATGCCACCATATGAAATAATCCTCCGCAGATACCCTTACCTTTTCTTCAAGGGCATCAAGAGGTATCTTCTTCTCGCCGTCAAGTATGATATCCTCATGCCATTCCTTTTCTTCAGCCAAATCCCAGCCTCCCGGTTAAAAAAATATATAACACGCTATATATTATACTACCAATACCTGTGTTTCCAAAAAGCGAAGTTATATCCCGAACCTAATCTGTACTATCCTCGGGGGGATTAAGGTCCAGCTCTTCGGCGAGTTCCTCTATTAATTTCTGTTCCTTTTTCTGTATATCGGAAAATTCCGCAGCTATGTGAAAAAGGCCGTAAGGAGCGTTCTCCACCCGGAGAACCCTGGCAAGACAGCTTATGGGAACATCGTAATCCGGGAAATTCACCTTAAAGTCAAGCACCGAGCCCACTCCCAGGTCCTTATCATAATTGAAATTCACCCCTCCCGCGCTGAGGTTCCTCACGGTGACCATGTCCCATCCCTTGAACGCTTCTTTGGGGCTCTCATGGGGCCTGACCTGAAACCTGGCAATGAACTGTTGTTCTATCCTCTTGTGTTTTCTTCTATCCCGGTCCATCTTGGAACCTCCGCTTTTTCATTCACAAAAAAGGCAAGCCCCCTAAAGGACCTGCCTCAGTAATAACGGCTTATATCATCGAACCGTGGCGTTCCATAAAAAATATATTAACGCCCTTTTTGCTGTTTGGCAAGCGAAATGCGCAAAAGTGTTCTCTATCCGCAGATGACGTTGAAATACGTCTTGCCTTTCAGCTCCCCCTCCAGGTAAACCTCAACCCTGTACCTGCCCGCCTGCGGAAGAAAAAGGCCAGAAATCCCCCCTGAAACTACATGCTCATGGTAAATATTATCAAGAACGAACTGCTCCTCCAGTTCGGTACTGTTGAATATCTCCAGAGAATTATCAGGGTTGATTATCCTTATTTCCTGGCGAAAACGGTCTCCCTGGCCGTCGCCCCATTTTGTGACTATGGATATACCCGAACATACCGCCGGCAGATCGTTCACATTTATCGTCCTGAACTCCCCCGCGTAAGTATTGCGTCCCCTATGGTCGGTGTAGACCTTCTTACACAGCATGAGGTTCTTTAGCACCGGTTCGAGCACGCGCGTGTTTTTTTTGTTATTCCTCTCACGCCGGATATCTGTCTCTGGTTCTCTCCAGGATGACATCTGTTTCTCCTTCTTTCTGCGACCTTTTTTTATAACTATTAATATAATAATAGAAGTATAATGACTATACAAAAAAATGCAAATCATCCATATAAAAAACCGGGGACCATATCACGATATGATCCCCGTTCATTTCATATGGGTGTTCCCGATAAGAGCCTACAACCCCTTTCTAAGGGGGCGTCCAGTTTTCGCCTCCACCGCCTCCACTTTCTTATCGAGCCTGGGCGACGGTTTATCCTTACGCTCGTCCATGACAGCACTGATTATAACCCTTTGGGCGTCTTTCAAGACAGCGCCGTGACATTCTTTTACTAACTGCATTACTTCATCAAGAGAGCCTTCCACAACTGTTCCCATGGGATTTATCCTGTAGTCCAGGCCGCTTTTATCTATTATATCGGCGACCCTGGCAATATAAGCGCTTAAGGATACGCCCACACCAACGGGTACTACACTTATCTCAGCCAACATCCTCGCCCCCTTTGCTCATCAGTTATACTATCGGACTCCCTACTGAAGGGTTTTCTCGGGTCTTTATTTATATAGCGACCTACTCGTCGCGCCCCGCCGCCTTTTCATCCTCAAGCTCTTCGGATTCATTCCCGGCGACGTCCTCATCCCGTATGGGCATGCTTTCAAGAACCTCATCCAGCTTCTCACGGTCGCTTCCACACGCTTTTTTCCCGGGATGACTCTCCTCTTTTTCTCTAGCATGAGTATAAGTAACGGGCCCAAAAACGGCAAGCATCAAGACAAACATGAATAATGTCCTCAAAACCCGGGGCACTTCCCCGCTCAGATTAGAACAGTTCATTCCTTCCTCTTTTCTTTTCAGGTTCGCTGCCTCATCCCTTCAGCGAACATCTTCAAAGCACACAGAATGATCACAGCGCCGAGGATGATCTTCAAAAGGTTCGGAGCGGACCTGTTGGACTGTATCGCCCCCAGAACAGCCCCGGCCAGAGCTCCCAAAACCAAGAAAAAAGCGACCCCCTTGTCAATATTACCTAAATGGGAATGGAAAAAAGCTCCCGCCGCGGCAGTCGGGAATATCACCGTGATCGAAGTTGCTATAGCCTCGTGTATCGGAAAACCGAACAGGATGTTCAGAGATGGCACGATCACCACCCCGCCCCCGATACCGAAAAGCGCCGAAATAGTCCCTGCGACGATTCCAAGGGCAATAAAACCTATAACCGATCCAGTTATAAGCCCCACGGCCTGACCGGGTATGATAATACCGGTCTGCTTGATACCTACGAGAACTAGAACGATACCGAACATAATTTGCAGGGACTTTGAGTGTATCCTGCTGGCCAGAATACTGCCTATCTTCGATCCCAGCACGGCACCGGCGACCATGTAAGAAGCGCTTACAAAATGTATATTGGCGCTTTCTATGAAATAA
The nucleotide sequence above comes from Candidatus Omnitrophota bacterium. Encoded proteins:
- a CDS encoding HAMP domain-containing protein; its protein translation is MIIPTVFVGGCLYYLTLNIMAEQIALPDVIARDLMPVIERINFILAVGLPVVFIILLTWAVVLSYRFVAPLERLEEDIKRIDEGDYSVRLQINEDHDLHPIAGVINDLVDQLDKNRKEQT
- a CDS encoding TSUP family transporter; translation: MKKAEYIAVGFVAGFASAFLGIGGGVVMVPALVLLFSYDIKKAAGISLATIVPAAFVGAVSHYFIESANIHFVSASYMVAGAVLGSKIGSILASRIHSKSLQIMFGIVLVLVGIKQTGIIIPGQAVGLITGSVIGFIALGIVAGTISALFGIGGGVVIVPSLNILFGFPIHEAIATSITVIFPTAAAGAFFHSHLGNIDKGVAFFLVLGALAGAVLGAIQSNRSAPNLLKIILGAVIILCALKMFAEGMRQRT
- a CDS encoding GIY-YIG nuclease family protein, which translates into the protein MWFVYILRCSDGSLYTGITTDLARRLKEHSGGRKGSKFSRSRRPVKIVYSEKVPDRSGALKREIEIKQLSKEKKEELLRGRR
- the lpxA gene encoding acyl-ACP--UDP-N-acetylglucosamine O-acyltransferase, giving the protein MGIHKTAMVDKAAEVDPSVEIGPGVIIEEKVKIGPGVKVGPYACIYKGTEIGEGTVIHAGAVIGNEPQDYNYDGSETFTKIGKNNVIREYVTIHRGTDKGSSTTVGDNNFLMVQSHIGHNCQIGNNVIIANSALLAGHVLVEDNVFISGNVVFHQFCRIGKLAMIGGFTGVNKDVPPYMLVRGPSTIRGLNLIGIRRARIKREALKELKEAYKLLFYSAVPEKEALKKIREDFTSEEALHLASFIEGSKRGICRYRYNREEYFEEPE
- a CDS encoding DUF3047 domain-containing protein, whose amino-acid sequence is MKRRGTKTMIGFLAVAVVIAGVFIAALLFLRGKRGPEGVSGQVIKHFSFSSTEQLDAWDEKLLAHNNTAYNVTEHAGRQCVKAEGVDSASALYYRQRLSWKKHPFVSWDWKAGQFPERKKKESLKKKGEFDFVAQVYVLFYSRFFLSTKAIQYVWTEVIPAGTVSPSPYTNNVRLIVLQSGPSEEWKHEERDIEEDYSRLFGESLKKDVVAVSFMTDSDSTETKAVAYYTNIKIGYLDKGEKKPAPGKELKKEKPWYLKIPVKEFLRKIFKPERKEKPSDT
- the gpmA gene encoding 2,3-diphosphoglycerate-dependent phosphoglycerate mutase, with translation MKKLVLLRHGESLWNKENLFTGWTDVDLSAKGREEAAKAGEVLKAEGFTFDAAFTSVLKRAIRTLWIVLDKMDLMWLPVHRSWRLNERHYGALQGLDKRQTAENFGQEQVHIWRRSYDVRPPALEKNDERYPGNDPKYSDLEQEDIPRTECLRDTIERMMPYWQDTICSQILSGRHVLVVAHGNSLRGIVKHLDKISDEDISDLNIPTGIPLVYELADDLNPRKKYYLGDPDKIKEATRKVARQGET
- a CDS encoding histidinol phosphate phosphatase domain-containing protein, which gives rise to MIDLHTHSLLSDGELVPSELVRRAQVAGYKAIAITDHVDSSNIASVISSAVRVADVLNKYWDIFVIPGVEITHVPLECFGELTDFARSKGAKIVVAHGESPVEPVMPGTNKAAIEAGVDILAHPGKIKEEEALLASEKGIHLEITCRKGHSDGNKHVFDISQRTGARLVLDTDAHSPDDLMNAQMREEVFSFLTDSRRTRTEILSNSEKLVEKIRGVL
- a CDS encoding MTH1187 family thiamine-binding protein, encoding MLAEISVVPVGVGVSLSAYIARVADIIDKSGLDYRINPMGTVVEGSLDEVMQLVKECHGAVLKDAQRVIISAVMDERKDKPSPRLDKKVEAVEAKTGRPLRKGL
- a CDS encoding U32 family peptidase, whose translation is MRKAHTHNKPELVSPAGSWASLTTAVDSGADAVYFGIKGLNMRKSAENFDLLQMEKVMDLVHSSGRKGYLALNVLIYDRETQKIEKILKEAKRCGVDAVILWDMSVLTIARELGLRTHLSTQASVSNFEALKLYSSLGISRAVLARECTLEDIRGISERAQREVIECGIECFIHGAMCVSVSGRCFMSLGSFAKSANRGECLQPCRREYLITEKGPDGDCSYMLGEDYVLSPRDLCTMGFFEKMMTSGAEAFKIEGRMRSADYVGAVTSAYREAIDAYYEGNLTDVLKSRLWSRLGRAFNRGFSEGFYFGRPEDTGGVSSRDYEKIYIGEVRKFYKKIGVAEVRFTCGPLERGQTILVTGKTTPASFARVEEMEIEHTRVDNVAKGESAGVRLPFEARPRDKVFLWVPKEKGGND